The Candida orthopsilosis Co 90-125, chromosome 3 draft sequence sequence GTATGAAGATGACGCTGTTGTTATTTTACCTCGCAAGTTAAATTTCATGCTTATGATTTCACAAATTTTGCACCCAAACTTGATCAAAGTGTGCGTGTACTGCACTACTTCTAATATAGTTTAAATGTTATTAAATAGTGTCACAACCACCATCTTCCAAGTCATATTCACCATAAGCAGTATTGATTGGGAAATGCACTTGTTGCTTGATACTTCATAACTTTTTATCCCATTTGAAGAGAAACCAAATAAGTTCGTCGCAATCTACTGAGAATCTACTTAAAAGGGTTAAATAATCTCTGAAAAAGGAGTTGAGTGGCTTAAGGTTCAGTCTTAAAGAGTTATGGTAGGAAAATATTAACTGCACTCTAAAGTTAACAGAATTGTATTGACTCccagttttggaaaaaagtCAATCGAAGTGGGTGACTGAATACAACTTGCTGTTGATCCGCTGATGTAATGACGCCGTCTTGATGTTGTCGTGTGCGCAATAATGGTAAATAATCCGTTTTGGAGAGAAAAGGAGAACAATACAAACGGCataattgaacaaattggtTTGGTAAACACAAGTCCCaaatttgtgtaatttaAGAGATACAATAGTGCTAGGCGGGCCGTAGGACTGTTCATATTAAGTATAAGGTGTTTGGTGACACCATTAGTGAGATTATTTCTTATCAAGTTGCTTCTCTTTCCTCTACGTGCAAGTTTTGCGGCCTAATGAGAGCTTATAACATCACTTGCATCAATTTTCTTCGTAAGAAAGCAACGTAAACTTAAGTTACTACGAAAGGGCTCGCATGTCATGCGGAATTTCTCATGAAATCTATACCTTAAGTATCCTACTGCAAATTTCAAGGACAGTGGATATCAGTAACGTTTCGACCAAATAGCAAGGCAAACAGTCCTTAAAAACTGTTGCAGCAAAGTCCAACAAACGCTACCTAAAAGTAACACCCCATCGCTCTACATATAGACATCCAAACACACATATATCAGATTTAATTTTTGGCGTCATTACACATTCATACATTACACAAACTGTCTGAACCTTTTTGCACACAAAAGCCAAAtattatatgcagtacGACACCGTAGAATACATCAAATTTTcagaaaaaagaaattttcaGTTACTTATATATTTGAGGGTTAAGCGCTAGCACATATACTAAAACTGCATGGATAACAATAACACCAGCTCTTACACAACTCTTCTGAAGTACAAGAATAAGCTTAAGAGGGTAGGAATGAGACAACAAGAGTCTTATTTCCGCTAGAACTTAAACTGTTGTATATTTTTGGTAAACTATTCAACCGGACATAACCGGCATCATCATCTGCATCTATAATATTTCCACTATTCCAAGAAAGATTTATAAACCCGAGTTGTCCACAGCACAAGCCAAGTTTTGTCTCACATGCCTGGGGGCATTTTATCCACTAAATATAGACTTCCTGGTTTGTCTCACTGCACTATTATCCAGCTATTGCCTTATGTACTATGTAACACTAAAATAATAAATCGTCAAATATTTAGAATTTCCAAATAAAAACGTCTTTTTCTCAGCTTTGTCTTGTGCATCAAGGATTACGCTTTGATTTGTAAACCCATATGTGTGGTTAAGTAATAGCATACGCTTTTGAGGTATGTGTTTCTAGAATTTATGCATAGAAGTACTGTTGAACTTAACAAAATACTAGCACAACTTAGCGTAAGGTACTGTTGAACACAGTTATTAAAGCAATAAAATCCAACACAATAGAAGATATGTCTAACCGGCTGCATTGTTTGATGTTGCTCACTCCCCTTCCCGCTCTCAAAATGTTCCTCTACTACCCACTACATTGCAGACAATTTTACATGATTCGTGTGAATACGTCAGTCGCAACACTTTCTCTTCTCATGGGATACCCTCGTATGTAGTTGGATTTGTAATAATATCATATATTGGATTTGTATGTAATATTTCTTAAACTGAGTTTAAAGtgtttttggttttgtgtCCggttttgttcaatttgaaaaatttaaaatatTATTTGTGCACATGTACACTACCATATCACATTACTAAATATTTCAATACACTCATACACACAAAACATATACCCAAAATAATCCCATTAGAGATAGTTTCAACTAAGTCCTACTGGAGTACACAAGAACAAGGGTTATACAACATAGTACATCTATTTAAGTAGTATATACGTATTTACATTACACCTGGAGCTATAGACACACGCAGACAAACACACCTGTCACTACAACCTTATCAAATCGTACTATATTCCCCTTTTTTCGGTTCTTTTACTTCATACAAAAATAATAGATTGCCACTGGACAATAACGTAATCATTTCCCAGAGTCGTCTAACTACTACCTTATTTATACAAGCTAAAAGAGTACAATAACACAGACGGTTAAACGATAGGACTTTCTCCAACTTGACATTATGTTTAATACAAAGATTTTTGACGGTGGCTCAAGCACAGGGTCTGCTacagcaacagcagttAATATTCCCCTAAATAACAATTCATCCGAATCAGGATCAAGTACATCATTTGGtcagcagcagcagcaacaacaacagcaacagcaacaacagcacAATAACGACCAGCCGCAACCAATAGATATCACATTTAATCATCGGCCATctatcttcaacaattccaGATTTAGAAGGGAATCAGTAGCGCATTCGCAAGGTATGGGTGGTATTTCATGGGGATCTGTCACAATAGGATCATGGTTGAAAGATGAAGTAATGTCGGTTAACATAGGTACAGGACTGAACAATTTTCTAAACCCTCACAGTaatcaacatcaccataatcaacaacaactgaaCCATCATAATTTTCAACTGTCACATAGTAATCATCAAAACTTGATTAATCCACGCAGAGGGTCCTTCCGTACCGCTTTCCACCCTAGCATGTCAccgcaacaacaaacatcCTATTTACCAGACTTGGAAGCTGACTATTGTAAGGACTACAACTGTTGTGGCGAATTGTTACCAACATTGCATGACTTATTAAGACATTATGAAGAGGCTCATATACTGGCGTCACCACCAGTAGACACTACTCAGCATTTGCTAAACAATAACCGCAATCGTaacaattacaacaacataCATAATGTCATGGAGACAGTATCAACAACTGACGTTTTCCTCAATAATCATCATAATCCAGGAGTCGATGTAACTAAAGGATATGATGGTGgcaattatcaatttaaTAGCAATACAGACTCACATcttcaccaaaatcaacaacaacaacatcaacaacaacaacaacaacaacaactagaccaacaacaacaacaactaaaTCTACAGCAAAATCACCAGCAATCACAACTGCAATTTGCTAATGGTCAATttacaaatcaacaatctcCACTTAGTCCATCACAA is a genomic window containing:
- a CDS encoding transcription factor, whose protein sequence is MFNTKIFDGGSSTGSATATAVNIPLNNNSSESGSSTSFGQQQQQQQQQQQQQHNNDQPQPIDITFNHRPSIFNNSRFRRESVAHSQGMGGISWGSVTIGSWLKDEVMSVNIGTGSNNFLNPHSNQHHHNQQQSNHHNFQSSHSNHQNLINPRRGSFRTAFHPSMSPQQQTSYLPDLEADYCKDYNCCGELLPTLHDLLRHYEEAHISASPPVDTTQHLLNNNRNRNNYNNIHNVMETVSTTDVFLNNHHNPGVDVTKGYDGGNYQFNSNTDSHLHQNQQQQHQQQQQQQQLDQQQQQLNLQQNHQQSQSQFANGQFTNQQSPLSPSQGEGTPMQTDDDDIYIDDPARHLYVMENEENKPFKCPVIGCDKTYKNQNGLKYHRAHGHQGQSLRENPDGTISIIDPDSNSPYLDNSALEKDKPYRCEVCGKRYKNLNGLKYHRGHTTH